agataaaagggaaattttggggtaaaaaaaaaaaaaaaacacaattaGTGCTTTGAATAAGTACCAAGTAATTTGAAGTTATAAATTTGTACTACTTCCCCCTCCCCTTGATTCAATTCTTTGAGTGATAACGTTATTTTAGGAATATAAATGCACATGGAGTTGTGGAGTCTTGTTCTCGTTTGGTCCAACTTCACGTTTGTGCTCCTTTTGGTCTTTGTAGAAAAGATATGTAGATATTGGAAAAGATCTCAACTGTATCATTTTTTTTCCTTCATGAAACTTGCATTAAGAGGAGAATTTTAAGTCCGACCTCCACACACTGTTGTATATTATGAATCATATATCGTCTTCATAGATGCCAAGTCATTGCTTTTGATAATTGGTGAAAATATCATTATTTATGACTACTGATTTTGTGCTCCTTTAACTTGTTTGGTTTGCAGTctaatgttatttatttatttctgatTACCTTTGAATGATTTTAGGCCAAGCTCGCTGCTGCAAAAGAGAAATTTGGACGGGAAATTCGTGTTTTTGAAACTGCTAGTCTGCTTCCAACACAAGATGGAGTGCCCAACACTGGTATGACCTATTAACTAGAAGTGCCTGTTCGTTTGTGTAAATTGATAAATgcaatgtttttatttatttattttctgagCAGAGGAGCCAGATGACTTCTATGATTTCACCGCGGAAGATTATTATCGATTAATGGCAAGTAAAAAAGAAGGTACTTTGTTGATGAATATTAAATCATAATCAGTTTTATCCTCTCAActtggtttatttatttttactgattgAGTTTTGATTTAGTTATGTCAAAGTAACCATGGCTTGTATTTGTCTTGAAAAGGACATGTATAGGCACAATTTTTTGTACAAGGTTCCCATTTCATAAAAACTCATGGTAACCTGGATATTTTGGAAAGGATTTAGAAATATATTTACATGTTTCTTAGTGGATATGATTATAAACAGATAAGCACTTGAAAACAAGAAAAATCCGAGAAGCAGAAGAGGCTGCTCGAAGATCAAGAATAACAAAGGTACTTGCTACTCCTTTGGAATCTTTTCGTTGTTTATGTGTTAAGAGTGCTTGGATCCCAATGATGAGAGAATTTTTTCAAGGATGAGTAGTGAATCTTAGAGTAGGGTTGGTGTAGTTGTACTTTACTTTTCATTAAGTTTATATGTTCATGTTCAGGCTGTTGTTTCATGTTCAGGCTGTTGTTAGGATTCGCTTTCCAGATAACCACACATTAGAGGTTACATTTCATCCATCCGAGACACTTCAGAGCTTGGTTGACCTTATTTCTAAAGTGATTGCTCGACCAGATTTGCCATTCTACTTATGTAAGCATATTTCGGAGTGAACTTTTGGTCAGTTATGTAAATACTAGCTGGATGTTTCGGAGTGAAGCCTACACCTTGGATGTCTAATAACTAATGTTTCAGATACTACGCCTCCTAAGAAGCAAATGAAGGACATGACACAGGATTTCTTCTCTGCCGGTTTCATTCCTGGTGCAATCGTGTATTTTTCATATGATCTGCCAAAAGGTTTGTGCATGCTTTCACATGTATGCATTGTTTAATCCTTCTGTAAGTCATATCTCATCATTGATTCTTAACCTTATTGTCATACTTATGATCTATGTTACCCTTGACTTCATTTTTCATGAACTACACTCATGTTTGACACATATATGGACGTAGTTATGGGGATATGACCCTTCAAATATATGGAAGAACTTGTAAAAATTGAACATGCTCATATTAGATAGTATCAAACACATGATTCCGATACAAACATTCAAGTCCAAGTAACATAGCTTATGATTGGTTGGTGCAGAGTTGTGACCATGAATCCTTATTTATGTTGTCATTACCATGTAtaacattcaatttttctattttttctgtTATTGGCATATTTAGCATTGGCATAATTTCATGTTTAGCATGTAATAAATCACGCAGTAAGGTTgttgtctaattgtctaaatacTTACTAGACATGCTAAATACAACTCTGTAGAAGTCCCCTGAGAATATTCACTGAATTTCATAGTTTTTATAGTTGAATACATAGTTTTTATCCCTGAACTGACACCTCTCTGTGAAATGTTTAGGTGAGGATGCTGCAGCTGCAAATTCAGGCCCCTTTCTTCAGGAAGAGATCATGTCTTTGAAAGGTTTGGAAGTCATTGCTGGAGCTGAGCAGCCAGAGTCAGTTCAATCTGCCCCGGAGCCTGCTTCTGCCAGTGCAGTGCCATCCCCTGCTGTGCACGAGAGCAAGCCTACCGAGAAAAAACCTGCCAAGCCAAAGTGGTTCAAAATGTGAGTTGACAACTGCAAAAGTGAGCTTCTTATTCTTTTTATATCACTTTTTTGTCCTTTTTCAATCTGTGTGATTCCCGTACATGTCTACACTGCGATTCTGAAAGCTTTATCCTGCAGGTGAGCTTTGGCACATGATCTCAACATTATTAGATTTCGAGAAGCGGTTAACTTGATTGTCAGATCAAATGATAAAGTTTGTTCGATGGCAGTGACTAACAGGTGACTCTATATGAAGGATATTAACACTTTTACAAAGTTTGATGTGGATATTTTGCTCTGTTGAACTTTTTTTTACAGTTTGATAATTGCTTCCTTTTGCTTTGATATTTCAAGCCCGTGGAACTCGAGTAAAAATTTCATGCTGAAACCAATGTCCGGATATCTGGGCTTTAGCCAAAGTTCAACAATCATTTTAGAGGTGGTTGGATTGGTTACTAGTTACCACCTTAATGTTTTATGTGAGGAATGGTCTTACACTTGTAGGTCAATGAGACACCAAAATTTCTATACATATTTAGGCATTTGGCATGCGGAAGTCAAAATTCTCTATCTGAGCTTCAAATGCAACCGTCTAATAAAAGTAACAAATCTATGTTACTAAAATTTGGGTGTTAGTGTATTGATATATGTTAGAGACGGATGTGTTTAGTTTCTGTTTTTCTAAGATTTATATGTATTTGGAGGGTCACGTCAATTCCAGATATGTAATGACGGTGACTGAAAAAATGACATTCAGTAAGTATAAGCCTGAAGTTTGAAAATCAGTAGTGTATACGCAAGAAACGGTCGCATGAGAAAGGGGTTCATTAAGCAATTCATTAAAAGATGTATCATGTGAAACTCAATTAGTTTATGCAGTGaacatcaattatcatttttaAGTTGCAGCCTCCATTGTATTATATGTACGAGTTTATATGTGATTGTGGACGTCTCTCCTTGACCTCGAATGAGCACATCTAATTGTTCTCGTCATGAGCTTTTTCActgttttgtttattttattttcaggacgTTAGGTTCAATTTATGTACTCCATTTTATTGTGGAGAGCTGGGGATGAAACCAAGTAACCAGAGGTTAGTTTTTAGTTTTGGAATCACTGTCCTTGAGTCACCCCATCATTGATGTGACAGCTCTGCTACCCGCAGAGTATGTCTCTTTGGTTAATGTGCGTAAATATCGGATGATTATGAAAATTAGCGGATTCCCATTGAGGTACAAAAACCATCTTTTATTAGTTAGGTAGGAGCGATCTATTTTGATTACTTCTTCGGTTTGGGCGGGTCAACAgactatttttttaataaaaattcacaACCGAATAACCgaagttttattaaaaatagataGGGTCTATTAGTTGATcactaaatttcaaaaaaattacgaAATAATCAAGTTTTCATTTAGTCATTAGGTTATTACATGGGTTTTTTACATTTAGTCATTAGGTTATTATATGGGTTTTTCATGCCATTCTCATCAATTGCATAAGCTATTCTTCCCTTTTTATGAAACAGTTTTAAACATTTTGAATCTACGAGTCAAGATTTAAATAGTCATTTTTTTTTAATCTACGAGTTGacattaattgttaaattaactTGAACATAAAGTATGTATCTTTACCCCTCAATTGGTATTAATTTATTTTACTGATCATTGAATCattttaaatgaccaaaatatatACTTACTCATTATTGAATCATTTTGAGTGATCAAaacatattaacataatttatcaaaaaataatattaataaaataatgttTTACTCGTGTTTCAATCAGTTTATGTTTGGATGTATGTCTCGGACTTTTAATCAAAATAGAAAACAATTTTAGGATTGATTTCCCTTGAAAGATATCCTCGACGTGCTAAACCTCAACCCGAAAGATCTAAATATTAAACCCTAAATCGAACACAGAACTGGGTGATGCTTGAACTAGTTTCAAGCAAGTAAAAAGTCGGAGAAAAATAAGAAACCAATACCACCAAGCGAAGATGATGCATGTTCTTAACAATTATCTATATTCACTACTAATTTaacatttaagtttattttacttAAACAGCCAATTGAATCAATTGAATCGGTAATTAACGGTCACACCGATTTGACCTCTAGCCTAGTTCTTTTTAAGATTAATCTTCATAAAAAATAATCTAATTCCTTTCCATGATAACA
The Gossypium arboreum isolate Shixiya-1 chromosome 10, ASM2569848v2, whole genome shotgun sequence genome window above contains:
- the LOC108489218 gene encoding plant UBX domain-containing protein 1-like isoform X1; protein product: MIVDGSLPLPLKRRRFTSIDSMEAESAKAKLAAAKEKFGREIRVFETASLLPTQDGVPNTEEPDDFYDFTAEDYYRLMASKKEDKHLKTRKIREAEEAARRSRITKAVVRIRFPDNHTLEVTFHPSETLQSLVDLISKVIARPDLPFYLYTTPPKKQMKDMTQDFFSAGFIPGAIVYFSYDLPKGEDAAAANSGPFLQEEIMSLKGLEVIAGAEQPESVQSAPEPASASAVPSPAVHESKPTEKKPAKPKWFKM
- the LOC108489218 gene encoding plant UBX domain-containing protein 1-like isoform X2 encodes the protein MIVDGSLPLPLKRRRFTSIDSMEAESAKAKLAAAKEKFGREIRVFETASLLPTQDGVPNTEEPDDFYDFTAEDYYRLMASKKEDKHLKTRKIREAEEAARRSRITKAVVRIRFPDNHTLEVTFHPSETLQSLVDLISKVIARPDLPFYLYTTPPKKQMKDMTQDFFSAGFIPGAIVYFSYDLPKGEDAAAANSGPFLQEEIMSLKGLEVIAGAEQPESVQSAPEPASASAVPSPAVHESKPTEKKPAKPKWFKM